The following coding sequences are from one Devosia neptuniae window:
- a CDS encoding ABC transporter permease → MDIYIAIIVTLVGAATPILIAALGELVVEKSGVLNLGVEGMMLVGAIAGFAGQFYTGNPYFALLCGAFAGAAASLIFGFLTLSLSANQTATGLALTIFGTGFSALAGAPFSAKPVQLMRPLFPAELATHPVWRVLFGYSFPVYFSFFMVAAIWWFLHRTRSGLILRAVGENDLSAHSIGYSVKGVRYAAVMFGGAMAGIAGACFPLLLTPQWAERMTAGRGWIAVALVVFASWKPFRLLAGAYLFGLVMTMELYAKAGGGPLSVIPSELWAALPYLATIIVLVLISIRRDATSNAPACLGKPFLPSN, encoded by the coding sequence ATGGATATCTATATCGCCATCATCGTCACCCTGGTTGGCGCGGCCACCCCGATCCTGATCGCGGCTTTGGGTGAATTGGTCGTCGAAAAGAGCGGCGTGCTCAATCTGGGCGTCGAGGGCATGATGCTGGTCGGCGCCATCGCCGGCTTTGCCGGGCAGTTCTATACGGGTAATCCCTATTTCGCGCTGCTGTGCGGGGCCTTTGCCGGGGCGGCCGCCTCGCTGATCTTCGGGTTCTTGACGCTGAGCCTCTCCGCCAACCAGACCGCGACTGGTCTGGCGCTGACGATTTTCGGCACCGGGTTTTCGGCGCTGGCGGGCGCGCCGTTCTCGGCCAAGCCGGTGCAGTTGATGCGGCCGCTGTTTCCGGCGGAACTGGCCACCCACCCGGTCTGGCGGGTGCTGTTCGGCTATTCATTTCCGGTCTATTTTTCGTTCTTCATGGTGGCGGCGATCTGGTGGTTCCTGCACCGTACCCGCTCGGGCCTGATCCTGCGCGCTGTGGGGGAGAATGATCTATCGGCCCATTCCATCGGCTATTCGGTCAAGGGCGTGCGCTATGCGGCGGTCATGTTCGGCGGCGCCATGGCCGGCATTGCTGGGGCCTGTTTCCCGCTGCTGCTCACGCCACAATGGGCCGAGCGCATGACGGCGGGCCGGGGCTGGATCGCGGTGGCGCTGGTGGTTTTCGCCTCGTGGAAGCCGTTCCGCCTCTTGGCCGGCGCTTATCTGTTCGGGCTGGTGATGACCATGGAGCTTTATGCCAAGGCCGGCGGCGGACCGCTTTCAGTCATTCCGTCCGAGCTCTGGGCGGCTCTGCCCTATCTCGCTACCATTATCGTGCTGGTCCTGATTTCGATCCGGCGCGACGCAACCAGCAATGCACCGGCCTGCCTCGGCAAGCCGTTTCTGCCCAGCAATTGA
- a CDS encoding BMP family ABC transporter substrate-binding protein, with translation MTLSRRNILKIGGAAAALPLLGSKAFAQTEPLKIGFIYVGTINDNGYNYAHNQGRIYVEEQLGDAVETTYVENVPEGPDCERVLRELAQQGNKLIFATSFGFGDSVIKVAPQFPDVKFEHATGYMKADNVGLYNARFYEGRAVCGTIAGHMSKTGKAGYIGSFPIPEVVMGINALALSGRRINPNFTVKPVYISTWNDPAKEADAARAMIDQGIDIIAQHTDGPAALQVAQERGIIGGFGQGADMSAFAPETQLTAIIDHWGPHYLASAKAVIDGTWVAGDTWEGLKEDVVQMGPYNEKVPADVVADAEKIRTGQIDGSFHIFTGPIKDNTGAERVAAGVTMTDAELLSMDWYVEGVEQPV, from the coding sequence ATGACCCTTTCACGGCGTAATATTCTGAAGATCGGCGGGGCAGCCGCAGCCCTGCCGCTGCTCGGCTCCAAGGCTTTCGCCCAGACCGAGCCGCTCAAGATCGGCTTCATCTATGTCGGCACCATCAACGACAATGGCTATAACTACGCCCACAACCAGGGCCGCATCTATGTCGAGGAGCAACTGGGCGACGCGGTCGAGACGACCTATGTCGAGAACGTTCCGGAAGGTCCGGATTGCGAGCGCGTGCTGCGCGAACTGGCCCAGCAGGGCAACAAGTTGATTTTCGCCACCAGCTTCGGCTTTGGTGACTCCGTGATCAAGGTTGCTCCGCAATTCCCCGACGTGAAGTTCGAGCATGCCACCGGCTATATGAAGGCCGACAATGTCGGGCTCTACAATGCGCGCTTCTATGAAGGGCGCGCGGTTTGCGGCACCATTGCCGGCCATATGTCCAAGACCGGCAAGGCGGGCTATATCGGCTCCTTCCCGATCCCGGAAGTGGTGATGGGTATCAATGCGCTGGCGCTGAGCGGCCGCCGCATCAACCCCAACTTCACCGTCAAGCCGGTCTATATCTCGACCTGGAACGACCCGGCCAAGGAAGCTGACGCCGCGCGCGCCATGATCGATCAGGGCATCGACATCATCGCCCAGCATACCGACGGTCCGGCCGCCCTGCAGGTTGCCCAGGAACGCGGCATTATCGGTGGCTTCGGCCAGGGCGCCGACATGAGCGCCTTTGCTCCGGAAACCCAGCTGACCGCCATTATCGACCATTGGGGCCCGCACTACCTGGCCTCCGCCAAGGCGGTGATCGATGGCACCTGGGTGGCCGGCGATACCTGGGAAGGTCTCAAGGAAGACGTGGTTCAGATGGGCCCCTATAACGAGAAGGTGCCGGCCGACGTCGTGGCCGATGCCGAGAAGATCCGCACCGGCCAGATCGACGGCTCGTTCCACATCTTCACCGGCCCGATCAAGGACAATACCGGTGCCGAACGCGTCGCCGCCGGCGTGACCATGACCGATGCCGAACTGCTCAGCATGGACTGGTATGTCGAAGGCGTTGAACAGCCGGTTTAA
- a CDS encoding urate hydroxylase PuuD: protein MGDFAIFYEWLMFAVRWLHVITAIAWIGSSFYFIALDLGLRKTPSLPPLAHGEEWQVHGGGFYHIQKYLVAPEFLPEHLTWFKWESYWTWLSGFMLLVLVYYVGADIYLIDRNVLDVPNWAAILISMGSIVLGFVVYNRLCKSPLGESQNGLMLVLFVILTAMAWGYTQLFTGRAAMLHMGAFTGSIMAANVAMIIIPNQKIVVADLKAGRVPDAKYGKIAKQRSLHNNYLTLPVIFFMLSSHYPLAFATQWNWIIASLIFLVGVVIRHYFNTRHARKGNPHWTWAVAVVLFLIIAWLSTAPKLPGSAGEEVASRAAEPFLAASHFKDASLTVQTRCAMCHTAEPVWPGIYEAPKNVILDNDIAVANHAKDIAIQAGYSHAMPPGNATEMTTAERALLVEWFREGSGQ from the coding sequence ATGGGCGATTTTGCAATTTTTTATGAATGGCTGATGTTTGCGGTCCGGTGGCTGCATGTCATCACGGCCATCGCCTGGATCGGCTCGTCGTTTTATTTCATCGCGCTCGACCTTGGCCTGCGCAAGACGCCGAGCCTGCCCCCGCTGGCCCATGGCGAGGAATGGCAGGTGCATGGCGGCGGCTTTTATCACATCCAGAAATATCTGGTGGCGCCCGAATTCCTGCCCGAGCACCTGACCTGGTTCAAATGGGAAAGCTATTGGACGTGGCTGAGCGGTTTCATGCTGCTGGTGCTGGTCTATTATGTCGGCGCCGATATCTATCTCATCGATCGCAACGTGCTGGACGTGCCCAATTGGGCGGCGATCCTGATCTCGATGGGCTCCATCGTGCTGGGCTTCGTGGTCTATAACCGGCTCTGCAAGTCCCCACTGGGCGAGAGCCAGAACGGGCTGATGCTGGTGCTGTTCGTGATCCTGACGGCGATGGCGTGGGGCTATACCCAGCTCTTCACCGGCAGGGCGGCAATGCTGCATATGGGGGCGTTCACCGGCTCGATCATGGCGGCCAATGTGGCCATGATCATCATTCCCAACCAGAAGATCGTGGTGGCCGATCTCAAGGCCGGCCGCGTGCCTGACGCCAAATATGGCAAGATCGCCAAGCAGCGCAGCCTGCACAATAACTACCTGACCCTGCCCGTCATTTTCTTCATGCTCTCGTCCCACTATCCGCTGGCCTTTGCCACGCAGTGGAACTGGATCATCGCCTCGCTGATCTTTTTGGTCGGCGTGGTTATCCGGCATTATTTCAACACGCGCCACGCCCGCAAGGGCAATCCGCACTGGACCTGGGCGGTGGCCGTGGTGCTGTTCCTGATCATTGCGTGGCTTTCCACCGCGCCCAAGCTGCCGGGTTCGGCGGGAGAGGAGGTGGCGTCTCGGGCGGCCGAACCCTTTCTCGCAGCCAGCCATTTCAAGGATGCCAGCCTGACCGTGCAGACCCGCTGCGCCATGTGCCACACGGCCGAGCCGGTTTGGCCGGGCATTTATGAAGCGCCCAAGAATGTCATTCTCGACAATGACATCGCGGTGGCCAATCACGCCAAGGACATTGCCATTCAGGCGGGCTATTCGCATGCCATGCCGCCGGGCAATGCCACTGAAATGACGACGGCGGAACGCGCCTTGCTGGTCGAGTGGTTCCGCGAAGGTTCGGGCCAATGA
- the guaD gene encoding guanine deaminase gives MSRTILRGRVLSFVSEPQGIDDTASYRYFADGMVVIADGKVQSVGDFDAGVAGDAEIIDHRPHLILPGFIDLHLHYVQSQMIASYAGSLLEWLNTYTFVEEQKFSQQGHAGAVAAAFYDELIRNGTTSAVAYCSSHPRSVDAYFAEAEKRNMLMVGGKVMMDRNAPEALRDSAQSGYDDTKALIERWHGRGRGLYAISPRFAITSTPAQLEASRVLVAEHPECYVQTHLSENAAEISFSMELYPDSPDYAGIYEDYGLLGPKTLLGHSIHLNHRETQVLAETQSVAVFCPTSNLFLGSGLFDRERLAKAGVRIGIATDIGGGTNYGMLATLDEGYKVLQLRGQRLTPLNSFYMATLGNSRALSLEGIIGSIEPGCAADLVVLDASATPAMRLRMETVTSLVEELFLLQTLGDDRSIAEVYVAGARAKSTLGGL, from the coding sequence ATGAGCCGGACTATTCTACGCGGGCGGGTGCTGAGCTTTGTCAGCGAACCGCAGGGCATCGATGACACCGCGAGCTATCGCTATTTCGCCGATGGCATGGTGGTGATTGCCGATGGCAAGGTGCAGAGCGTCGGCGATTTCGATGCCGGCGTGGCGGGCGATGCCGAGATCATCGATCATCGGCCGCATCTGATCCTGCCCGGCTTTATCGATCTGCATCTGCATTATGTGCAGAGCCAGATGATTGCTTCTTATGCCGGTTCGCTGCTGGAATGGCTCAATACCTACACTTTTGTGGAGGAACAAAAGTTCAGCCAGCAGGGACATGCGGGCGCGGTGGCTGCGGCGTTTTATGACGAGCTGATCCGCAATGGCACGACGAGTGCCGTGGCATATTGCTCGAGCCATCCTCGAAGCGTCGATGCCTATTTCGCCGAGGCCGAAAAGCGCAACATGCTGATGGTGGGCGGCAAGGTGATGATGGATCGCAATGCGCCCGAAGCGCTGCGCGATAGTGCCCAATCCGGCTATGACGACACCAAGGCTTTGATCGAGCGCTGGCATGGGCGAGGCCGCGGTCTCTATGCCATCTCGCCGCGTTTTGCCATCACCTCGACCCCAGCGCAGCTGGAGGCGTCGCGCGTGCTCGTGGCCGAGCATCCCGAGTGTTATGTGCAGACGCATCTGAGCGAGAATGCCGCCGAAATCAGCTTCTCGATGGAGTTGTACCCGGATTCCCCGGACTATGCCGGCATCTACGAGGATTATGGACTGCTCGGCCCCAAGACGCTGTTGGGTCACTCCATCCATCTCAATCATCGCGAAACGCAGGTGCTGGCCGAAACGCAATCGGTGGCGGTGTTCTGCCCGACATCGAACCTGTTTCTGGGCAGCGGGCTGTTCGATCGCGAGCGGCTGGCCAAGGCCGGGGTGCGGATCGGCATTGCCACTGACATCGGCGGGGGCACCAATTACGGCATGCTGGCGACGCTGGACGAAGGCTACAAGGTGCTGCAATTGCGCGGCCAGCGGCTGACCCCGCTCAACTCCTTCTACATGGCGACGCTGGGCAATTCCCGGGCGCTGTCGCTTGAAGGCATTATCGGTTCGATCGAGCCAGGTTGTGCGGCGGATCTGGTGGTGCTCGACGCCAGCGCCACGCCGGCCATGCGGCTGCGCATGGAGACGGTGACCAGTCTGGTCGAAGAGCTCTTCCTGCTGCAGACGCTGGGCGACGATCGTTCGATTGCCGAGGTCTATGTTGCTGGCGCACGGGCGAAGTCAACTTTAGGCGGGTTGTGA
- a CDS encoding malate synthase G, which translates to MTYATKSGLSVHPLLVDFVEKEALPGLSVSAEQFWSGFAALVAEHGPTNATLLAKREDLQGRIDDWHRRYGPVANNPQGYEFFLRDIGYVVPEPADFTIETTGLDPEITTLCGPQLVVPVSNARYALNAANARWGSLYDALYGTDVIERSGDLAPGKGYNAARGAAVVDRAASFLDEAFPLESGSHRDATGYHVIKEDGVRRLVVDTAAGRTVLKDQAAFVGYGGTETKGELVLRHHGLHVILVIEPGSVIGGSHKAGLSDIIVEAALTTIQDCEDSVAAVDAEDKVGVYRNWLGLMNGSLEDTFEKGGRQVTRKLNADRSYKDVNGAPLVLKGRSLLLVRNVGHLMTTDAVLADGRPIGEGLMDAALTVLCAMHDTLNSTTGAIYIVKPKMHGPEEVAFACAIFASVEKMLELKPLTIKIGIMDEERRTSANLKAAIHAARERVFFINTGFLDRTGDEIHTSMEAGAVLRKDEIKSERWIASYEDRNVLIGLACGLSGKAQIGKGMWARPDDMAAMMAAKSGHPNAGANTAWVPSPTAATLHALHYHQIDVFEAQQRRHNQPVPPLSELFSMPVQASYSLSREEITRELENNAQGILGYVVRWVQQGVGCSKVPDINNVGLMEDRATCRISSQAVANWLRHGLVSKDEVTSVFERMAAVVDQQNADDPIYRPMAENFQSVAFQAALDLALHGADQPSGYTEPLLHAARRKVKAREVH; encoded by the coding sequence ATGACCTACGCGACAAAATCCGGCCTTTCAGTTCATCCCCTGCTGGTCGATTTTGTTGAGAAAGAAGCGCTCCCTGGGCTCTCCGTATCGGCCGAGCAATTCTGGAGCGGGTTTGCCGCGCTGGTGGCCGAGCATGGCCCGACCAATGCGACGCTACTGGCCAAGCGCGAGGATTTGCAGGGCCGGATCGATGATTGGCATCGCCGCTATGGCCCGGTTGCCAACAATCCGCAGGGCTACGAATTCTTCCTCCGAGATATCGGCTATGTGGTGCCCGAGCCGGCTGATTTCACCATCGAAACCACCGGGCTCGACCCCGAAATCACCACTCTTTGTGGGCCGCAACTGGTGGTGCCGGTCAGCAATGCGCGCTATGCGCTTAACGCCGCCAATGCACGCTGGGGCAGCCTTTACGACGCGCTTTATGGCACCGACGTTATCGAGCGCAGCGGCGACCTGGCGCCCGGCAAGGGCTATAATGCGGCGCGCGGGGCAGCGGTGGTCGATCGGGCCGCGAGCTTCCTCGACGAGGCTTTCCCGCTGGAAAGCGGCAGCCATCGTGACGCCACCGGCTATCATGTGATCAAGGAAGACGGCGTCCGCCGCCTGGTCGTTGATACGGCAGCAGGCCGCACGGTGCTCAAGGATCAGGCCGCGTTTGTCGGCTACGGCGGCACCGAGACCAAGGGCGAACTGGTGCTGCGCCACCATGGGCTGCATGTCATTCTGGTGATCGAGCCGGGCAGTGTGATCGGCGGATCGCATAAGGCGGGGCTCAGCGACATCATTGTCGAAGCCGCGCTGACGACGATTCAGGACTGCGAGGATTCGGTTGCGGCGGTCGATGCCGAGGACAAGGTCGGGGTCTATCGCAATTGGCTGGGCCTGATGAATGGCAGCCTGGAAGACACGTTCGAAAAGGGCGGGCGGCAGGTGACGCGCAAGCTCAATGCCGATCGCAGCTACAAGGACGTGAACGGTGCGCCGCTGGTGCTCAAGGGGCGTTCGCTGCTGCTGGTGCGCAATGTGGGCCATCTGATGACGACGGATGCTGTGCTGGCCGATGGCAGGCCGATTGGCGAAGGGCTGATGGATGCGGCGCTCACCGTGCTCTGCGCCATGCATGACACGCTCAACAGCACGACGGGCGCGATCTATATCGTCAAGCCGAAGATGCATGGGCCCGAGGAAGTGGCCTTTGCCTGCGCGATTTTCGCCTCGGTGGAAAAGATGCTGGAGCTCAAGCCGCTGACCATCAAGATCGGCATCATGGACGAAGAGCGGCGCACTTCGGCTAACCTCAAGGCCGCGATCCATGCGGCGCGGGAGCGGGTGTTTTTCATCAATACCGGGTTTCTTGATCGCACGGGCGACGAGATCCACACCTCGATGGAAGCCGGGGCGGTGCTGCGCAAGGACGAGATCAAGTCCGAGCGCTGGATCGCCTCCTATGAGGATCGCAATGTGCTGATCGGGCTGGCTTGTGGTCTTTCCGGCAAGGCGCAGATCGGCAAGGGCATGTGGGCGCGGCCCGACGATATGGCGGCGATGATGGCGGCCAAGTCCGGCCATCCCAATGCCGGGGCCAATACGGCCTGGGTGCCTTCGCCGACGGCGGCGACGCTACATGCCTTGCACTATCACCAGATCGACGTGTTCGAGGCGCAGCAGCGCCGCCACAACCAGCCGGTGCCGCCGCTTTCGGAGCTGTTCTCCATGCCGGTGCAGGCATCTTATTCGCTCAGCCGCGAGGAGATTACCCGCGAGCTGGAGAATAATGCGCAGGGTATTCTGGGCTATGTGGTGCGCTGGGTGCAGCAGGGCGTGGGCTGTTCCAAAGTGCCCGACATCAACAATGTGGGCCTGATGGAAGACCGCGCCACCTGCCGGATTTCCTCGCAGGCCGTGGCCAATTGGCTGCGCCATGGGCTGGTGTCAAAGGACGAAGTGACCTCGGTGTTCGAGCGCATGGCGGCGGTGGTCGATCAGCAGAATGCGGATGACCCCATCTACCGGCCGATGGCGGAGAATTTCCAATCGGTGGCGTTCCAGGCCGCGCTCGATCTGGCGCTGCATGGCGCCGATCAGCCCTCCGGCTATACCGAGCCGCTGCTGCACGCGGCCCGGCGCAAGGTCAAGGCGCGCGAGGTGCATTGA
- the ade gene encoding adenine deaminase, with protein MTSAALLTRMIMAGQGKAPADLVIKNVQLLDVITGTVTLTDIAIVGDRIVGTHASYESETIIDGAGRFAVPGFIDTHLHIESSLVTPFEFDRCVLPHGVTTAICDPHEIANVLGAEGIRYFLDSAEQTIMDVRVNLSSCVPATGFETNGAALEIEDLEPFRNHPKVIGLAEMMNFPGVLSADPGIIAKLVAFQDGHIDGHAPLLLGQSLNGYLAAGIRTDHEATSAAEAREKLAKGMAILIREGSVSKDLKALAEILDENTSSFVALCTDDRNPLDIAEEGHLDSSIRRLIAMGRPLHHVYRAASHSAARIFGLTDRGLLAPGWRADIALLDSLEDCRVSDVLTAGRLVRPELFAARKPVAPVGLTSVKSRTIVADDFIIPARPDRNQTPVIGVKPGLILTFRESAALEIGERGTQADIAQDVLKCVVIERHGRNGNIGRSFVKGFGLQRGAIASSVGHDSHNITVIGANDEDMALAVNRLIQLQGGFAVADGGKISAELALPIAGLMSLNPFETVAQDLHHLRDAALALGCVLPEPFLQVAFLALPVIPHLKMTDRGLFDVDKFDFVS; from the coding sequence ATGACCTCTGCCGCACTTCTCACCCGCATGATCATGGCCGGACAGGGCAAGGCGCCAGCCGATCTCGTCATCAAGAATGTGCAATTGCTCGATGTTATCACCGGCACTGTCACGCTGACCGACATCGCCATTGTCGGCGACCGCATCGTGGGCACCCATGCCAGCTACGAGAGCGAAACCATCATCGACGGCGCCGGCCGCTTTGCCGTGCCCGGCTTCATCGATACTCATCTGCATATCGAATCCTCCCTGGTCACCCCGTTCGAATTCGACCGCTGCGTGCTGCCGCATGGCGTCACCACCGCCATCTGCGATCCCCATGAAATCGCCAATGTGCTGGGCGCCGAAGGCATTCGCTATTTCCTCGATAGCGCCGAACAAACCATCATGGATGTACGGGTAAACCTCTCCTCCTGTGTCCCGGCCACCGGTTTTGAAACCAATGGCGCAGCGCTGGAAATCGAAGACCTCGAGCCCTTCCGCAACCATCCCAAGGTCATTGGCCTGGCCGAAATGATGAACTTTCCCGGCGTGCTATCGGCCGATCCGGGCATCATCGCCAAGCTCGTCGCCTTCCAGGATGGCCATATCGATGGCCACGCCCCGCTGCTGCTCGGTCAGAGCCTCAACGGCTATCTCGCCGCCGGCATTCGCACCGACCATGAGGCGACCAGTGCCGCCGAAGCCCGCGAAAAGCTCGCCAAGGGCATGGCGATCCTGATCCGCGAAGGCTCGGTCTCCAAGGATCTCAAGGCGCTGGCCGAAATCCTCGACGAAAACACTTCCAGCTTCGTCGCCCTTTGCACCGACGATCGCAACCCGCTCGACATTGCCGAAGAAGGGCACCTCGATAGCTCCATCCGCCGCCTCATCGCCATGGGACGGCCCCTGCACCACGTCTATCGCGCCGCCAGCCACTCCGCCGCCCGGATTTTCGGCCTTACGGATCGCGGCCTCCTCGCCCCCGGCTGGCGCGCCGATATCGCCCTGCTCGATAGCCTTGAGGATTGTCGCGTTTCCGATGTGCTCACCGCCGGCCGCCTGGTGCGTCCTGAGCTGTTTGCCGCGCGCAAACCCGTGGCGCCGGTGGGCCTGACCTCAGTCAAATCCCGCACGATCGTGGCCGACGATTTCATCATCCCCGCCCGCCCCGACCGCAACCAAACCCCGGTGATCGGCGTCAAGCCGGGCCTCATCCTCACCTTCCGCGAATCCGCAGCATTGGAAATTGGCGAACGCGGCACCCAGGCCGACATCGCCCAGGACGTGCTCAAATGCGTGGTGATCGAGCGCCATGGCCGCAACGGCAATATCGGCCGCAGCTTCGTCAAAGGGTTCGGCCTGCAACGCGGCGCCATCGCCTCCTCGGTCGGCCACGATAGCCACAACATCACCGTCATCGGCGCCAATGACGAAGACATGGCCCTGGCCGTCAACCGGCTGATACAATTGCAAGGCGGCTTCGCGGTAGCCGACGGCGGCAAAATATCAGCCGAGCTGGCTTTGCCCATCGCCGGGCTGATGAGCCTCAACCCCTTCGAAACCGTCGCCCAAGATCTGCATCACCTGCGCGACGCCGCCCTCGCCCTGGGCTGCGTGCTGCCGGAGCCGTTCCTGCAAGTCGCCTTCCTGGCGCTGCCGGTCATCCCGCATTTGAAGATGACCGACCGCGGCCTGTTCGACGTCGATAAGTTCGACTTCGTCAGCTGA
- a CDS encoding DNA topoisomerase IB has product MARLIRASREDLTIVRQRRGKGFTYVDADGAVISDRLTRLRVAALGIPPAWQQVRIASDPRAHIQALGVDEAGRDQYIYHPDWELKRNGRKLKRLATFPVVLPKVRRKVRAGLNAQTGSRELALAIAVALIDKTAMRVGREKYLETSGTRGAGTLFARDVKVVGDEISVSFAAKGGKRADYRFTDKALAAALSRIQQLPGKRLLVYRGESGTVRPIQTGAINDYLRELAGVDISAKDFRTFHASVMAAEALARMESGGSMSARRRQMAQVAREVAEQLRNTPAICRKSYIAPCLFKLFDQGKLQALWLEAGKGRPGLSTREKRLGVVLAAVG; this is encoded by the coding sequence ATGGCCCGCCTGATCAGAGCCAGCCGCGAGGATTTGACCATTGTCCGGCAGCGGCGCGGCAAGGGCTTCACTTATGTCGATGCCGATGGCGCCGTCATTAGCGACCGGCTGACCCGGTTGCGCGTGGCGGCTTTGGGCATTCCGCCAGCCTGGCAGCAGGTGCGGATTGCCAGTGACCCGCGGGCGCATATCCAGGCGCTGGGGGTCGATGAGGCGGGGCGCGATCAATATATCTATCACCCCGATTGGGAGCTGAAGCGCAATGGCCGCAAGCTGAAGCGGCTGGCGACGTTCCCCGTCGTCCTGCCCAAAGTGCGGCGCAAGGTGCGGGCGGGGCTGAATGCGCAAACCGGCAGCCGTGAACTGGCGCTGGCCATCGCGGTGGCGTTGATCGACAAGACGGCAATGCGAGTGGGGCGCGAGAAATATCTCGAAACCAGCGGTACACGGGGCGCGGGAACATTGTTTGCGCGCGACGTGAAGGTGGTTGGGGACGAAATCAGCGTGAGTTTTGCGGCTAAGGGCGGCAAGCGGGCGGATTATCGCTTTACCGACAAGGCGCTGGCTGCGGCCCTGAGCCGGATCCAGCAATTGCCGGGCAAGCGTCTTCTGGTCTATCGCGGCGAGAGCGGCACGGTCCGGCCGATCCAGACCGGCGCCATCAATGACTATCTGCGCGAGCTGGCAGGGGTGGATATTTCGGCCAAGGATTTCCGCACCTTCCATGCCAGCGTCATGGCCGCAGAGGCGCTGGCCCGCATGGAGAGCGGGGGCTCGATGTCGGCGCGGCGGCGGCAGATGGCGCAGGTGGCGCGTGAGGTTGCCGAGCAATTGCGCAATACGCCGGCGATTTGCCGGAAATCCTATATCGCGCCGTGCCTGTTCAAGCTGTTCGACCAGGGCAAGCTGCAGGCCCTGTGGCTCGAAGCCGGCAAGGGCCGGCCCGGGCTTTCCACGCGCGAGAAGCGGCTGGGTGTCGTGCTAGCGGCCGTCGGGTAA